A region of Deinococcus rubellus DNA encodes the following proteins:
- a CDS encoding ABC transporter permease: MSAFFAALLSVTFAGIFIRSTVPLLLTALGGLYSERSGVVNIALEGLIIFGALAGAIITKEFDTSLGAAAPWVGWLGGMVVGGFIAWIHAVLSIKYRADQVISGTAINLLATGVPPVVLTALYNTSTESPAVDHPLPLWGMGDLKFSPPVYFSLIAVAVTWYVIYRTPYGLRLRASGEHPGAASSMGVNVKAMRYSAVILSGVLAGTAGVFLSIGNLEAYVRNISAGAGFIALAALIFGQWKPLGVLAATLLFGFLQALSIQLGGSNLLPSSLVQALPYLITVLALIFTGRSRAPRAVGKPLD; the protein is encoded by the coding sequence GTGAGCGCCTTTTTTGCCGCGCTGCTGAGCGTGACCTTTGCCGGAATCTTCATCCGCTCCACCGTCCCGCTGCTGCTGACCGCGCTGGGCGGGCTGTATTCCGAGCGCAGCGGGGTGGTCAACATCGCGCTGGAGGGCCTGATCATCTTCGGCGCGTTGGCCGGGGCGATCATCACCAAGGAATTCGATACGTCCCTGGGAGCCGCCGCGCCGTGGGTCGGCTGGCTCGGCGGCATGGTCGTGGGCGGCTTCATCGCCTGGATTCACGCCGTTCTCAGCATCAAGTACCGCGCCGATCAGGTTATTTCCGGCACCGCCATCAACCTGCTGGCGACTGGGGTGCCGCCGGTAGTGCTGACCGCCCTTTACAACACCAGTACCGAGAGTCCCGCCGTGGACCATCCGCTGCCGCTGTGGGGCATGGGCGATCTCAAGTTCAGCCCGCCGGTGTATTTTTCGCTGATCGCCGTGGCCGTCACCTGGTACGTCATCTACCGCACCCCCTACGGTCTGCGGCTGCGGGCCAGCGGCGAGCATCCCGGCGCGGCGTCGAGTATGGGCGTCAACGTCAAAGCTATGCGCTACAGCGCTGTCATTCTGTCGGGCGTGCTGGCCGGAACGGCAGGGGTCTTTCTCAGCATCGGCAACCTGGAAGCGTATGTCCGCAATATCAGCGCGGGTGCCGGATTTATCGCCCTGGCCGCCCTGATTTTCGGGCAATGGAAGCCGCTGGGCGTGCTGGCGGCCACCCTGCTGTTCGGGTTTTTGCAGGCCCTCTCGATTCAGCTGGGCGGCAGCAATCTGCTGCCCAGTAGTCTGGTGCAGGCCCTGCCGTACCTGATCACCGTGCTGGCGCTGATCTTCACGGGCCGCAGCCGCGCGCCCAGGGCGGTGGGTAAGCCGCTCGACTGA
- a CDS encoding ABC transporter permease, translated as MSESVRPSPLAARLSLIFIVLALVGLFLFPYGTLSRNFNAQSLLQRFPGGLTNFVGSPFENLPNVSAALLLGWGTLLLLALSLFAALRRTSWLWIAGLLTMLLGVAAIIVFNSALSAAVAELVAKGVRARRIPWTAGGMHLGLFLPLLAGGVSLFAGLSMWPSWWERLNRLRGLLVPLAAITLAIAVGALVVVVVQPVPNGLNRALSFGELLTGKLDVVWYVYTTLFAPVTSLNGLFDSLKLATPLIFAGLGVAFGFRAGLFNIGGPGQLTAGGIGAMLVGVYAPLPTFLLLPATVLAAALGGAIWGAIPGLLKARFGSSEVINTIMLNYIASAIFIFLIGSSTFPLLGKTYTLPFKAPGFEAKSAEFQPGARLASIADLISFNRGEAAYFSLGPVLALLVFAALYYGLRRVKARLWIALAAAVVVGFITWKTVGIPVVGSFSASRLNTSFLIGLVCAVLMGVLLWRTSAGYALRAVGLSPAAAEYGGISVGKNVILAMTLSGALIGLGATHYTMGGALDEFRLKANMPVNVGFDGIAVALMGQSTPGGVVAAAILFGTVDTGGVNVDRVLDKVNKDIVTVLKALIVLFIAAGGFLSRRITDPPPPQLVKAVDAAGSDASAHLTPGEAAREAATPVPNVGRSSEVISQDVLGGDVVAEENLEKEKKS; from the coding sequence ATGTCTGAATCTGTGAGGCCCTCACCGTTGGCAGCGCGGCTGAGCCTGATTTTCATCGTGCTGGCGCTCGTCGGTCTGTTTCTGTTTCCCTACGGCACGCTCAGCCGCAACTTCAACGCCCAGTCGCTGTTGCAACGCTTTCCTGGTGGCCTGACCAACTTCGTCGGCTCGCCCTTCGAGAACCTGCCGAATGTCAGTGCGGCCCTGCTGCTCGGCTGGGGCACGTTGCTGCTGCTGGCCCTCAGCCTGTTCGCGGCGCTGCGGCGGACCAGCTGGCTGTGGATCGCCGGGCTGCTCACGATGCTGCTCGGCGTGGCGGCCATCATCGTCTTTAACTCGGCGCTGAGTGCAGCAGTGGCTGAGCTGGTCGCCAAAGGTGTGCGCGCCCGGCGAATTCCCTGGACGGCGGGAGGCATGCATCTGGGCCTCTTTTTGCCGCTCCTGGCCGGGGGAGTCAGCTTGTTCGCGGGCCTGAGCATGTGGCCGAGCTGGTGGGAGCGTCTCAACCGGTTGCGCGGCCTGCTGGTGCCGCTCGCCGCCATTACACTGGCCATCGCGGTGGGGGCACTGGTGGTGGTGGTGGTGCAACCGGTGCCCAACGGCCTGAACCGCGCCCTCTCGTTCGGCGAACTGCTGACCGGCAAGCTGGACGTGGTGTGGTACGTCTACACCACCCTGTTTGCCCCGGTCACCAGTCTCAACGGGCTGTTCGACTCGCTCAAGCTCGCCACCCCGCTGATCTTCGCCGGGCTGGGGGTGGCCTTCGGTTTCCGGGCGGGCCTGTTCAATATCGGCGGCCCCGGCCAGCTCACGGCGGGCGGTATCGGAGCCATGCTGGTGGGTGTCTACGCGCCGCTGCCCACTTTCCTGCTGCTGCCCGCCACGGTGCTGGCAGCGGCGCTCGGCGGGGCCATCTGGGGCGCGATTCCGGGTCTGCTCAAGGCCCGCTTCGGCTCCAGCGAAGTCATCAACACCATCATGCTCAATTACATCGCCTCGGCCATCTTCATCTTCCTGATCGGCTCGTCTACGTTTCCCCTGCTGGGTAAGACCTACACGCTGCCCTTCAAGGCCCCTGGTTTCGAGGCCAAGAGCGCCGAGTTCCAGCCGGGCGCGCGCCTGGCCTCCATTGCTGACCTGATCAGCTTCAACCGGGGAGAGGCCGCCTACTTCTCGCTGGGGCCGGTGCTGGCGCTACTGGTGTTCGCGGCCCTGTATTACGGCCTGCGCCGTGTCAAGGCGCGGCTGTGGATCGCTCTGGCCGCCGCCGTTGTCGTGGGTTTCATCACCTGGAAGACGGTGGGTATTCCGGTCGTCGGCAGCTTCAGCGCCAGCCGCCTCAACACCTCCTTCCTGATCGGATTGGTCTGCGCCGTGCTGATGGGCGTGCTGCTGTGGCGCACCTCGGCGGGCTACGCACTGAGGGCGGTGGGCCTCAGCCCGGCGGCAGCGGAGTACGGCGGCATCAGCGTCGGCAAGAACGTGATTCTGGCCATGACTCTGTCGGGCGCGCTGATCGGCCTGGGAGCCACCCACTACACCATGGGCGGCGCACTCGACGAGTTCCGGCTCAAGGCCAATATGCCGGTCAACGTGGGCTTTGACGGCATCGCGGTGGCCCTGATGGGTCAGAGCACGCCCGGCGGGGTGGTGGCCGCCGCCATCCTGTTCGGCACTGTTGATACCGGCGGCGTGAACGTGGACCGGGTGCTCGACAAGGTCAACAAGGACATCGTGACGGTGCTCAAGGCCCTGATCGTGCTGTTTATCGCGGCCGGGGGCTTCCTGAGTCGCCGCATCACCGATCCGCCGCCGCCGCAGCTTGTCAAGGCGGTGGACGCTGCGGGCAGTGACGCCAGCGCCCACCTGACGCCTGGCGAGGCGGCCCGTGAGGCGGCGACCCCGGTGCCCAATGTGGGCCGCAGCAGCGAGGTCATCTCGCAGGACGTGCTCGGCGGCGACGTGGTGGCCGAAGAGAATCTTGAGAAGGAGAAGAAATCGTGA
- the ndk gene encoding nucleoside-diphosphate kinase — MERTFAMIKPDGVRRGLTPEILTRIQRKGYRVVGLKQMMISHETAESHYAEHKDRPFFGELVSFITGGPVVAMALEGENAILGWRGMMGATNPANAAPGTVRADLATTTGENVTHGSDSSDSAERELKLFFSEDELLK; from the coding sequence ATGGAACGAACCTTTGCCATGATCAAGCCCGACGGTGTACGCCGGGGCCTGACGCCCGAAATCCTCACCCGCATTCAGCGCAAAGGCTACCGCGTGGTCGGCCTCAAGCAGATGATGATCAGCCACGAAACCGCCGAGAGCCACTACGCCGAGCACAAGGATCGCCCTTTCTTCGGTGAGCTGGTCAGCTTCATCACTGGCGGCCCGGTGGTGGCTATGGCCCTGGAAGGCGAGAACGCCATTCTCGGCTGGCGCGGCATGATGGGCGCGACCAATCCGGCCAACGCCGCTCCCGGCACCGTCCGCGCCGACCTCGCCACGACCACTGGCGAGAACGTGACACACGGTTCCGACAGCAGTGACAGCGCCGAGCGCGAGCTGAAGCTGTTTTTCAGCGAGGATGAGCTGCTGAAGTAA
- a CDS encoding DNA topology modulation protein FlaR: MMRRVMIVGSPGAGKSTFAQRLAHTTGLPLVHLDDLYWLPGWVRPGQAAWQAQMRAATAPERWILDGNYAGTLNIRAERADTAVILMYSRGLCLFRAVTRALLRCRPDAKHLGKEPLDWAFLRFIWNFPKLGAQQLEQLRETPQLRVIVLRSDRAAREFLERSPS, encoded by the coding sequence ATGATGCGGCGCGTGATGATTGTCGGGAGCCCCGGCGCGGGGAAAAGCACCTTCGCTCAGCGGCTCGCGCATACGACAGGTCTGCCGCTGGTTCACCTTGATGATCTGTACTGGTTGCCGGGCTGGGTCAGGCCGGGGCAGGCGGCCTGGCAAGCCCAGATGCGGGCCGCCACTGCGCCGGAGCGCTGGATTTTGGACGGAAACTACGCGGGCACGCTGAACATCCGCGCCGAACGGGCCGACACTGCCGTCATACTGATGTATTCGCGCGGGCTGTGCCTCTTTCGCGCCGTCACCCGCGCCCTGCTGCGCTGCCGACCCGACGCCAAGCACCTCGGCAAAGAGCCGCTGGATTGGGCATTTTTACGTTTTATCTGGAACTTTCCCAAGCTGGGCGCGCAGCAGCTTGAGCAGCTCAGAGAGACGCCGCAACTCAGGGTCATCGTGCTGAGAAGTGACCGGGCCGCCAGGGAGTTTTTGGAACGATCGCCTTCCTAG
- the pyrE gene encoding orotate phosphoribosyltransferase, translating to MSESSPPLDVLALYKDAGALHEGRFLLASGRHSPYFLQSTTLLQYPQYTARLGAALADKLRAAKLTPDFVIGPAMGGVVLAYEVAKQLGTRALFAEKDGAGGMKIREAFSVRPGQTFVAVEDVLTTGGSVLKAVRAAESYGATCLGLACIVDRRRQEGALEGYPLISLLHLYFETYQPEDVPAWLAERELQEI from the coding sequence ATGTCTGAATCCTCTCCCCCACTCGACGTGCTGGCGCTCTACAAGGACGCCGGGGCGCTGCACGAGGGCCGCTTTCTGCTGGCGTCGGGGCGGCACTCGCCTTACTTTCTCCAGTCCACCACCTTGCTGCAATACCCCCAGTACACCGCCCGGCTCGGCGCGGCGCTGGCCGACAAACTGCGGGCGGCCAAACTGACCCCGGATTTCGTCATCGGCCCGGCCATGGGCGGCGTGGTGCTGGCCTACGAGGTCGCCAAGCAGCTCGGCACGCGGGCGCTGTTTGCCGAGAAAGACGGTGCAGGCGGCATGAAAATCCGTGAGGCCTTCAGCGTCAGGCCGGGGCAGACCTTCGTGGCGGTGGAGGACGTGCTGACCACTGGCGGCAGCGTGCTGAAGGCGGTGCGGGCCGCTGAGAGCTACGGCGCAACCTGCCTGGGCCTGGCCTGCATCGTGGACCGGCGCAGGCAGGAGGGTGCGCTCGAAGGCTACCCGCTGATCTCGCTGCTGCACCTGTACTTCGAGACCTACCAGCCTGAAGACGTACCCGCGTGGCTGGCCGAGCGCGAGTTGCAGGAGATCTAA
- a CDS encoding sensor histidine kinase, with protein MGTVQEHGQGGGYFSELFGAATYRHLLYFVVATLLSVVTALALTAALLGAALSPLLLGVPLLVLGGWALGRLANLDRALGSALLDVNLSRAAPLRPPGWWPWLRARLTEANTYKVLLYSVLKLPFTVLSSAWLGLTLLGGLGLMALPAALHFFPELNLPVALGNQGYVLGRASTLLLACCGFFVVMLGVSSLNLLARAWMIVSYGLLTEYGEHASAVREVAALRAGAATVAFAGSLEETLSELLRISLSATSAQSVRITVGRVTAELGAWPAGQMNSGPGSGQVGEPPLSGRDTLSRVGSQQVLSLAVAARGEVLGTLHALYDAPPGNREIQFWAAVTDQAASAADTARLIDQAQLQGSEQERARLARELHDSVAQALYGVSLAARSARALIDKNPVRAAESLDFALNLADGASAEMRALLFALRPDALEEGGLVPALSRLAEMLRLRYQLAVQFDAPAEPPLGSEIKGTLYRVAQEATHNAVKHARARQLSLSLLPSSAGWTLRIRDDGLGFDPAHTRPGSLGLKSMRERAALIGGQLDLESAPGAGTTLTLSVKARPAPAESSAQP; from the coding sequence ATGGGCACGGTTCAGGAGCATGGTCAGGGCGGCGGCTACTTCTCCGAACTGTTCGGGGCCGCCACCTACCGCCACCTGCTCTACTTCGTGGTGGCAACACTGCTGAGCGTGGTCACCGCCCTGGCGCTGACGGCAGCACTCCTGGGCGCGGCCCTCTCGCCGCTCCTGCTGGGCGTGCCGCTGCTGGTGCTGGGCGGCTGGGCACTGGGCAGGCTGGCCAACCTGGACCGGGCACTCGGCAGCGCCCTGCTGGACGTGAACCTCAGCCGCGCCGCGCCGCTGCGTCCGCCCGGCTGGTGGCCCTGGCTTCGCGCCCGCCTGACCGAGGCCAACACCTACAAGGTGCTGCTCTACAGCGTGCTGAAGCTGCCGTTTACCGTTCTCAGCAGCGCCTGGCTGGGACTGACCTTGCTGGGCGGCCTGGGGTTGATGGCGCTGCCCGCCGCGCTGCATTTCTTTCCCGAACTCAATCTCCCGGTGGCGCTGGGAAACCAGGGGTACGTATTGGGCCGCGCCTCCACGTTGTTGCTGGCCTGCTGCGGCTTTTTCGTGGTGATGCTGGGCGTCAGCAGCCTGAATCTGCTGGCGCGCGCCTGGATGATCGTCAGTTACGGCCTGCTGACCGAGTACGGCGAACACGCCTCGGCGGTGCGCGAGGTGGCGGCCCTGCGGGCGGGCGCGGCCACCGTCGCCTTCGCGGGCAGCCTGGAAGAAACGCTCAGCGAGTTGCTGCGGATCTCGCTGAGCGCCACCTCGGCCCAGAGCGTCCGTATCACGGTGGGGCGGGTGACGGCGGAACTGGGCGCTTGGCCCGCTGGGCAGATGAACAGTGGGCCAGGCAGTGGGCAGGTGGGTGAGCCGCCGCTCAGCGGGCGTGACACCCTCAGCCGGGTCGGCAGCCAGCAGGTGCTGTCGCTGGCGGTGGCGGCGCGCGGCGAGGTACTGGGCACATTGCACGCCCTTTACGACGCGCCGCCAGGCAACCGAGAGATCCAGTTCTGGGCCGCCGTGACCGATCAGGCCGCCAGTGCCGCCGACACCGCCCGCCTGATCGATCAGGCCCAGCTTCAGGGCAGTGAGCAGGAGCGTGCGCGGCTGGCCCGTGAACTGCACGACAGCGTGGCCCAGGCGCTCTACGGGGTGTCGCTGGCCGCCCGCAGCGCCCGCGCACTGATCGACAAGAATCCGGTTCGGGCCGCCGAGAGCCTCGACTTTGCCCTGAATCTCGCAGACGGAGCCAGCGCCGAGATGCGCGCCCTGCTGTTCGCCCTGCGCCCCGACGCGCTGGAGGAAGGTGGACTGGTGCCTGCCTTATCGCGCCTCGCCGAGATGCTGCGGCTGCGCTACCAGCTCGCAGTGCAGTTCGACGCGCCCGCCGAGCCGCCGCTGGGCAGCGAGATCAAGGGCACGCTCTACCGGGTGGCGCAAGAGGCCACCCACAACGCCGTCAAGCACGCCCGCGCCCGGCAGCTCAGCCTGAGCCTGTTGCCCAGCAGCGCGGGCTGGACACTGCGAATCCGTGACGACGGCCTGGGCTTCGACCCCGCCCATACCCGGCCCGGCAGCCTGGGCCTCAAGAGCATGCGCGAGCGCGCGGCGCTGATCGGCGGCCAGCTCGACCTGGAAAGCGCGCCCGGCGCAGGCACCACCCTGACCCTGAGTGTGAAGGCGCGGCCCGCGCCAGCCGAGTCGTCGGCACAACCGTGA
- a CDS encoding DUF4097 domain-containing protein, translating to MTPPRLRSSPFPRWSLPAALLRVSVTLGALVVLGALFVTSVQRSDLGGLKIQSSHVQHPLTGVRHLTLTLSPQLSHSLQLSGSGSGSLHAQLSASHEDELRLQRAPLLSGTAFGAVYRDPPSSLALKLSRRLREWPLIIQLGGQSSLSGTLTLSLPQRLPLTLMLQRPADDSDLDLRTLSLERLNFVSDKGQLRATLPQHGTPQLSVRSTSGDLNLTLPPGDAHTTLDAHSTSGNVTLNVPPSARVSLTVQFSGPSSSADVTLPASFQPLSAPSRQSRRYLQPGRPTGPILTARLDLTNGSLTVNALNANGVSP from the coding sequence GTGACGCCGCCCCGCCTGCGAAGTTCGCCGTTTCCGAGGTGGTCGCTACCTGCGGCGCTGCTGCGGGTGTCGGTCACGCTGGGGGCGCTGGTGGTGCTGGGGGCGCTGTTCGTCACCAGCGTGCAGCGCAGCGACCTCGGCGGCCTCAAGATCCAGTCCTCACACGTCCAGCACCCACTGACCGGGGTGCGTCACCTGACCCTGACACTCTCGCCCCAGCTCAGCCACAGCCTGCAGCTCAGCGGCAGCGGCTCGGGCAGCCTGCACGCCCAGCTCAGCGCCAGCCACGAGGACGAACTGCGCCTCCAGCGAGCTCCGCTGCTGTCCGGCACTGCGTTCGGCGCTGTGTACCGTGACCCGCCCAGCAGTCTGGCGCTGAAGCTCAGCCGCCGCCTGCGCGAGTGGCCGCTGATAATTCAGCTCGGCGGACAGAGCAGTCTGTCCGGCACGCTAACCCTCAGCCTGCCCCAGCGTCTGCCCCTGACCCTGATGCTCCAGCGACCGGCAGACGACAGCGACCTCGATTTGCGGACGCTGAGCCTGGAGCGATTGAACTTCGTCAGCGACAAGGGCCAATTGCGGGCCACCCTGCCTCAACACGGCACACCGCAGCTCAGCGTCCGCAGCACCAGCGGCGACCTGAACCTGACCCTGCCGCCCGGCGACGCCCACACCACGCTGGACGCCCACAGCACCAGCGGCAACGTCACGCTGAATGTGCCGCCCTCTGCGCGAGTGAGTCTGACCGTGCAGTTCAGCGGCCCGTCCTCGTCTGCCGATGTGACTTTGCCCGCCAGCTTTCAGCCGCTGAGCGCCCCAAGCCGCCAGAGTCGGCGCTACCTTCAGCCGGGCCGACCCACTGGCCCCATCCTCACCGCCCGCCTCGATCTCACGAACGGTTCGCTGACCGTCAATGCCCTGAACGCCAACGGAGTGTCCCCATGA
- a CDS encoding response regulator, whose protein sequence is MTLPLPGPAQLDAAPIRLLLVDDHDVVRQGLKMFLSLDETLEIVGEARNGQEAVEQSALLCPDVVIMDLMMPVMGGVEAIRLIRAAQPDVEVLALTSALEEHNVNAAVQAGATGYLLKDASSEMLLTAIHHASRGEVYLHPEAAARLVRDFRSPEMREHLTAREVLILQLIARGHSNRRMAEELGVGEPTVKTHVSRILSKLELESRTQAALYALKVGLATLE, encoded by the coding sequence ATGACCCTGCCCCTGCCCGGTCCCGCCCAACTTGATGCTGCCCCGATTCGCCTGCTGCTGGTCGACGACCACGACGTGGTGCGCCAGGGCCTCAAGATGTTTCTCTCGCTCGACGAGACTCTGGAAATCGTGGGCGAGGCCCGCAACGGCCAGGAGGCGGTGGAGCAGTCCGCCCTGCTCTGTCCCGACGTGGTGATCATGGACCTGATGATGCCGGTGATGGGCGGTGTGGAGGCCATCCGGCTGATTCGCGCGGCCCAGCCGGACGTGGAGGTGCTGGCCCTCACCAGCGCCCTGGAGGAGCACAACGTCAACGCTGCCGTCCAGGCTGGGGCCACCGGCTACCTGCTCAAGGACGCCTCCAGTGAGATGCTGCTCACGGCCATTCACCACGCTTCCAGGGGCGAAGTCTACCTCCACCCCGAGGCCGCCGCCCGGCTGGTGCGCGACTTTCGCAGCCCCGAGATGCGCGAGCACCTGACGGCCCGAGAGGTGCTGATCTTGCAACTCATTGCGCGCGGCCACAGCAACCGGCGCATGGCCGAGGAACTGGGTGTGGGCGAACCCACCGTCAAGACCCACGTTTCGCGCATTCTGAGCAAACTGGAACTTGAAAGCCGGACCCAGGCGGCACTGTACGCGCTCAAGGTAGGGCTGGCGACCCTGGAGTGA
- a CDS encoding acyl-CoA dehydrogenase family protein: MPDFPDWPTSDWPRPEVQHLTARAAQAITTHLAECEAAQDVTPEAAAALKASGYAALCVPPQLEGDPLGGLGATLSEFAWVQEQLGAAGASLALVLAMTGQVLGSAFAARSLPPELLLKVGRAAVIRGALINAVASEPGLGSPSRGGLPQTALTPDADGFRLSGHKTWATGARALDFALVTARTPDDQIARALTPLHAPGVSIETTWGGSLSLRGSGSQDIFLDRVRVECGDVVPPQPQHPAHPAWFWTALAGTYLGVGTATLAALTTYVRERVPTALGQPLSSLPRVREATGRISAELAAARALLQEATRQFGADPSVARLPLLAAAKALCTNAAVGAADQAARVVGGAALSPQLPFERLLRDARAGLTHPPTDAEAFERLGGALLDAERRETQVP, from the coding sequence GTGCCGGACTTCCCTGATTGGCCCACTTCCGACTGGCCGCGCCCCGAGGTGCAGCACCTGACTGCCCGCGCTGCGCAGGCCATCACCACCCACCTTGCCGAGTGCGAGGCCGCCCAGGACGTGACGCCTGAAGCCGCCGCCGCATTGAAGGCGAGCGGCTACGCGGCGCTGTGCGTGCCGCCGCAGCTTGAGGGCGATCCGCTGGGCGGCCTGGGCGCGACTTTGAGCGAGTTCGCCTGGGTGCAGGAGCAGCTCGGCGCAGCGGGCGCGTCGCTGGCACTGGTGCTGGCGATGACCGGGCAGGTGCTGGGCAGCGCTTTTGCCGCCCGCAGCCTGCCGCCGGAACTGCTGCTGAAGGTGGGCCGGGCCGCCGTCATTCGGGGCGCGCTGATCAACGCGGTGGCCAGCGAGCCGGGCCTGGGATCGCCCTCGCGGGGTGGCTTGCCGCAGACGGCCCTCACGCCGGACGCGGACGGATTCCGGCTCAGCGGCCACAAGACCTGGGCCACCGGGGCGCGGGCGCTCGACTTCGCACTCGTCACGGCCCGCACCCCCGACGACCAGATCGCCCGCGCGCTGACCCCGCTGCACGCGCCGGGCGTGAGTATCGAAACCACCTGGGGCGGCTCGCTCTCGCTGCGCGGCAGCGGTTCGCAGGACATCTTCCTGGACAGGGTGCGGGTGGAGTGCGGCGACGTGGTGCCGCCGCAGCCGCAGCACCCGGCCCACCCAGCCTGGTTCTGGACAGCGCTGGCCGGAACCTACCTGGGCGTGGGCACGGCGACCCTGGCGGCCCTGACCACCTACGTCCGCGAGCGGGTGCCCACCGCGCTGGGCCAGCCGCTGTCCAGCTTGCCGCGTGTGCGCGAGGCGACGGGGCGGATCAGTGCCGAACTCGCCGCCGCCCGCGCCCTGCTGCAGGAAGCCACCCGGCAGTTCGGGGCCGACCCCAGCGTCGCCCGCCTGCCGCTGCTGGCCGCCGCAAAGGCGCTGTGCACCAACGCCGCCGTGGGCGCTGCCGATCAGGCGGCCCGCGTGGTGGGCGGCGCGGCGCTCTCGCCCCAGCTGCCGTTCGAGCGCCTGCTGCGCGACGCCCGCGCGGGCCTGACCCACCCGCCCACCGACGCCGAAGCTTTCGAGCGCCTGGGCGGAGCACTGCTCGACGCCGAGCGCCGGGAAACGCAGGTGCCGTGA
- a CDS encoding ABC transporter ATP-binding protein, whose translation MTQRAADLAHEHRSPYALELRNITKRFPLVLANDNISMEVKWGSVHALCGENGAGKSTLVKIVYGAQPPTSGEIAVDGQVVNLKDPADAIKLGIGMVFQHFMLVEPLTVTENVILGSEPTRGGAIDYARARRKVAELIKQFNFGLDPDARIEDLPVGMQQKVEILKTLYRGARILILDEPTAVLTPSETDELFEFLKGQYAAAGNSVVFISHKLHEVLHISDTISVIRDGKMIGTIPARGATTETLANMMVGREVVLKVDKEPAQPGEVALDIQDVVVVNENRKNVVDHVSFQVRRGEIVGIAGVEGNGQSQLVEAITGLIQPQSGKITYDGVIAHGAKAVGQAGVSHIPEDRNERGLVLEMTTAENFILGEQDQKPFAGPLGLLNLDLIEQNARDLSEAYDVRPRSAALQAGRYSGGNAQKIIVAREMRKNPKILVASQPTRGVDIGAIEFIHAQIVLARDKGLAVLLISADLGEVMNLSDRILVMYEGKVVGEMPASEATETQLGLMMTGSTLAK comes from the coding sequence ATGACCCAGCGCGCCGCTGACCTCGCCCACGAACACCGCTCGCCCTACGCTCTGGAGTTGCGAAACATCACCAAACGCTTTCCGCTGGTGCTGGCCAACGACAACATCTCCATGGAAGTCAAATGGGGCAGCGTCCATGCCCTGTGCGGTGAGAACGGCGCAGGCAAGTCGACGCTGGTGAAAATCGTCTACGGTGCGCAGCCGCCCACCTCCGGTGAGATCGCGGTGGACGGACAGGTGGTGAACCTCAAAGACCCCGCTGACGCCATCAAGCTCGGCATTGGGATGGTGTTTCAGCACTTCATGCTGGTCGAGCCGCTGACCGTCACCGAGAACGTGATTCTGGGCAGCGAACCCACCAGAGGCGGGGCCATCGACTATGCCCGGGCGCGCCGGAAGGTGGCCGAACTCATCAAGCAGTTCAACTTCGGCCTCGATCCCGATGCCCGCATCGAGGACCTGCCGGTGGGCATGCAGCAGAAAGTCGAGATTCTCAAGACGCTCTACCGGGGTGCGCGCATCCTGATTCTGGACGAGCCGACGGCGGTGCTCACCCCCTCGGAGACCGACGAGCTGTTCGAGTTTCTCAAGGGCCAGTACGCGGCGGCGGGCAACAGTGTGGTGTTCATCTCGCACAAGCTCCACGAGGTGCTGCACATCTCCGACACCATCTCGGTGATCCGCGACGGCAAGATGATCGGCACCATTCCGGCGCGCGGAGCCACCACCGAAACATTGGCGAACATGATGGTGGGCCGCGAGGTGGTGCTGAAGGTAGACAAGGAACCGGCCCAGCCCGGCGAGGTGGCGCTGGATATTCAGGACGTGGTCGTGGTCAACGAGAACCGCAAGAACGTCGTCGACCACGTGTCGTTTCAGGTGCGCCGGGGCGAGATCGTGGGCATCGCGGGGGTGGAGGGCAACGGCCAGAGCCAGCTCGTCGAGGCCATCACCGGCCTGATTCAGCCCCAGAGCGGCAAGATCACCTACGACGGTGTCATTGCCCACGGAGCCAAAGCGGTGGGACAGGCGGGCGTCTCGCACATTCCGGAAGATCGCAACGAGCGCGGCCTGGTGCTGGAGATGACCACCGCCGAGAACTTCATTCTGGGTGAGCAGGACCAGAAACCCTTCGCCGGGCCGCTGGGCCTCCTCAACCTCGACCTGATCGAGCAGAATGCCCGCGACCTCAGCGAAGCCTACGATGTGCGCCCGCGCTCGGCGGCCTTGCAGGCAGGTCGCTACTCCGGCGGCAACGCCCAGAAGATCATTGTGGCCCGCGAGATGCGCAAGAACCCCAAGATTCTGGTCGCCAGTCAGCCGACGCGCGGGGTGGACATCGGGGCCATCGAATTCATTCACGCGCAGATCGTGCTGGCCCGCGACAAGGGGCTCGCGGTGCTGCTGATCAGCGCCGATCTGGGCGAGGTGATGAACCTGTCCGACCGCATCCTGGTGATGTACGAGGGCAAGGTCGTGGGCGAGATGCCCGCCAGTGAGGCGACCGAGACGCAGCTCGGCCTGATGATGACGGGAAGTACTTTGGCAAAGTGA